A single Fodinibius saliphilus DNA region contains:
- a CDS encoding response regulator has translation MGTKEKNVIIVEDDLILNLLYESYLERLGFQTEGELVYGKTAIETAQKIDPDLIVMDISLEGDIDGIDAMLEIRKFSDVPVIYITGNSDPYHVERAEATNYLDYLTKPIEFDDLKKAISKHFSLDS, from the coding sequence ATGGGCACAAAAGAAAAGAATGTCATAATTGTTGAAGACGATCTCATTCTAAATCTCTTGTATGAGAGTTATCTTGAACGACTTGGCTTTCAAACAGAAGGGGAACTGGTTTACGGCAAAACTGCTATTGAGACCGCACAAAAAATTGATCCGGATCTTATTGTGATGGACATCTCTCTGGAAGGTGATATTGACGGTATTGATGCAATGCTGGAAATTCGTAAATTTTCAGACGTTCCCGTAATTTATATCACCGGTAATTCTGACCCCTACCACGTAGAACGAGCCGAAGCTACCAATTATCTCGACTACCTCACTAAACCCATTGAGTTTGATGATCTTAAGAAGGCCATATCAAAACACTTTTCTCTCGATTCATAG
- a CDS encoding histidine kinase dimerization/phosphoacceptor domain -containing protein: MSSLSTSEKKRLQELASYDILTEDIQDQLDHLTELASCICETPISLINLLDAKYQITKSSQGWNIDTISRESSFCQYTIEESDFMIVEDAKTDERFRNSPYVKTEPNIRFYAGVPLCTENGYNLGAICVIDNRPRTLSDEQERMLKLLAKEAVSQLELIKNKKQLEKQNKELRKADIFIKNSSDIQAIIDSETLHILEVNSEAFNEIGGNKEDFIGKPFGNRIADKEMRSEILSFLKQKEKTSSSFTAPVKRKDGSILYLEHTFSLHNGKWFMTARDITQRQKAQQKLKNEKRLSNEIINSLPTMFFMFDENQNPLRWNDMVTKVTKLNDQQIAYSDPLDFFPEEHKQYVQTKIERLFSGTPVTLETELLTADNNKIPFLLSAVPFTRDANTYMIGTGLDISELKEYQEQLKNSLSEKEVLLKEIHHRVKNNLAVILSLLQLEEFTTGNKQVQQVLRSSQLRIQSMATVHEILYNTEDLSTLPFKGFVSKIISSTQKIYDESSTNISFDLNIGEVKLNINQAIPCGLIISELITIAYDNAEEGSKEQILGISLTIEDRKVILAVNAFDNILSNAFSENQETSYTLIQTLIQQLDATIDIQPNNDTSILITFTKNNNKGSSSTIDL, from the coding sequence ATGAGTTCACTTTCCACTTCCGAAAAAAAGCGACTTCAAGAATTAGCTTCATATGATATTCTTACCGAAGATATCCAAGATCAACTAGACCACCTTACTGAACTGGCTTCATGTATTTGTGAGACTCCAATTTCACTAATCAACCTATTGGATGCGAAGTACCAGATTACAAAATCCAGCCAGGGATGGAATATTGATACTATCTCACGAGAATCAAGCTTTTGTCAATACACTATTGAAGAGTCAGACTTTATGATTGTTGAGGATGCGAAAACGGATGAGCGTTTTCGTAATAGCCCCTATGTAAAGACAGAACCAAACATCCGTTTTTATGCCGGGGTTCCCTTATGTACTGAGAATGGGTATAACCTGGGGGCTATCTGTGTAATCGATAACAGGCCCCGAACATTATCTGATGAACAAGAAAGGATGTTGAAATTATTAGCTAAAGAAGCTGTCTCACAGCTTGAGCTTATAAAGAATAAAAAACAGCTGGAGAAACAGAATAAAGAGCTTAGAAAAGCAGATATTTTCATCAAAAACTCTTCCGATATTCAAGCTATCATAGATTCGGAGACTTTGCATATCCTGGAAGTCAATTCTGAGGCTTTCAATGAAATAGGCGGTAACAAAGAAGATTTTATTGGCAAACCGTTCGGAAATCGTATTGCAGACAAAGAGATGCGATCCGAGATTTTAAGTTTTTTGAAACAGAAAGAGAAAACATCTAGTTCTTTTACGGCTCCCGTTAAACGCAAAGATGGGAGCATCTTATACCTTGAACATACTTTCTCTTTACATAACGGAAAGTGGTTTATGACAGCACGTGATATAACCCAACGTCAAAAAGCGCAACAAAAACTAAAAAATGAAAAAAGGCTGAGTAACGAAATTATCAATAGCCTGCCGACGATGTTTTTTATGTTTGATGAAAATCAGAATCCCCTTCGATGGAACGATATGGTTACTAAAGTCACCAAGCTTAATGATCAACAGATCGCTTATTCTGATCCTCTGGACTTTTTTCCCGAGGAGCATAAGCAGTATGTACAGACTAAAATAGAACGGTTATTTAGCGGTACACCAGTCACACTTGAAACAGAATTACTCACGGCCGACAACAATAAAATTCCATTCCTACTTAGCGCCGTACCCTTTACGAGAGATGCAAACACGTACATGATAGGTACCGGATTAGATATTTCTGAACTAAAAGAGTATCAAGAACAATTGAAAAATTCTCTTAGCGAAAAAGAAGTATTATTGAAGGAAATCCACCACCGGGTAAAAAATAACCTGGCTGTAATTTTAAGCTTGTTGCAACTGGAAGAGTTTACAACCGGCAATAAACAGGTGCAACAAGTATTGAGAAGTAGTCAGCTTCGGATTCAATCGATGGCTACTGTTCACGAGATTCTTTACAACACGGAAGATCTTAGCACTCTCCCTTTTAAAGGATTTGTCTCTAAGATTATAAGTTCTACACAAAAAATTTATGATGAATCATCGACCAATATCTCCTTTGATTTAAATATTGGTGAGGTGAAACTAAATATTAACCAAGCCATTCCCTGTGGACTTATTATAAGTGAACTTATCACCATTGCATATGACAATGCAGAAGAAGGGTCGAAAGAACAAATACTAGGCATTTCTCTAACAATTGAAGATCGTAAAGTTATATTGGCAGTTAATGCTTTCGATAATATTTTGTCCAATGCGTTTTCAGAAAATCAGGAAACCAGCTATACGCTTATCCAAACTCTTATTCAGCAATTAGACGCTACCATTGATATTCAGCCAAATAACGATACCTCTATTCTTATTACATTTACCAAAAATAATAATAAGGGATCAAGTAGTACTATAGATCTCTAA
- a CDS encoding PAS domain S-box protein, translated as MSSNTPQKRLVELESFNIIEKEIEETLNGLTKLASAICDTPFALINLLDSHQQITQSGNGIDIPAIPKEESFCQYAIKGEGIMIVEDTLMDLRFKDSPYVEQGIRFYAGVPLKTEKGFNLGTICVIDNKPRQLTDQQVQSLKLLGKEVVDQFTLIKKNSQLEARNKRLNNADKFLDNSSDLQTIIDTSSLKILECNDETLNTLDIDKEKLIGTSFADQLIDGPAKKKAINFLTQSQKKKETFIAPVEIANQQIVYLEFTFSRFFDRWFITGRDISDQEKTLRALQESQIKKETILNSASDCIITINRHGEIIQFNSAAEQTFQYNKKEIIGKSMPQTLIPPPYRKEHEEGIKRYLETKNSPIIDTLIEMPALRKDGSKFPIELQISYIKDSNPAQFLYILRDISERRETQDKLKKTLTNLNLGQELAEVGSWRWEVVKNSMEWSKKTYDIYDFDIKQKPSLELLLDRVHPKDNKRVKKLLSDIMKGDLIKDFEHRILTPDGTTKWVRHSIKTIYGPGNKPLEANGAVQDITKQKKTQFKLEREKKLSDKIINSLPISFFMFDSSGNPIRWNDQIREITGYNEQEISYMNPRKFIAEQHRPYVEKALQKVFKKGEVMGEANLKTRDGTKIPHLFSTSSFQSGDQSFFIGTAQNIADLKEYEQQLEVSLKEKKVLLSEIHHRVKNNLAIISGLLQLECLKTQNDNTKNILANSQLRIQSMATVHEMLYQAQDFNNLRFGDFVSKTIQSIKSIYQQKHSDITFEVSVSDIQLNVNQAIPCGLIINEIVTNAYNNAFPNDKGTIEILLEEHKRDVTLHIKDNSKGLPNDFSLSNSNSIGFSLIKTLAQQLEAEIEVRSEEGTEFIISFEKQNVKGAGSSLQI; from the coding sequence ATGAGTTCAAACACCCCCCAAAAGCGGCTAGTAGAACTAGAATCATTTAACATTATTGAGAAAGAGATTGAGGAGACCCTTAATGGATTAACAAAACTTGCCTCCGCAATTTGTGACACTCCTTTTGCACTGATAAACTTGTTAGACTCTCACCAGCAAATTACACAGTCGGGTAATGGCATTGACATACCTGCTATTCCCAAAGAAGAGAGTTTCTGCCAATATGCGATCAAAGGTGAAGGCATCATGATCGTTGAGGACACGCTCATGGACCTTCGTTTCAAAGACAGCCCCTATGTAGAACAGGGTATCCGGTTTTATGCCGGCGTACCCTTGAAAACCGAGAAGGGATTCAATTTAGGCACTATATGTGTTATCGATAACAAGCCTCGCCAACTAACTGATCAACAGGTCCAAAGTCTTAAACTGTTGGGCAAAGAAGTAGTTGATCAGTTTACTTTAATAAAGAAGAACTCTCAGTTAGAGGCACGAAATAAACGCCTTAATAATGCCGATAAATTTCTGGACAACTCCTCTGATCTCCAGACAATTATTGATACGTCTTCTCTAAAGATCCTCGAATGTAATGATGAGACTCTCAATACGTTGGATATTGATAAGGAAAAACTTATTGGCACATCCTTCGCTGATCAACTTATTGATGGACCTGCCAAAAAGAAAGCAATCAATTTTCTAACACAATCCCAGAAAAAGAAAGAAACCTTTATTGCCCCTGTTGAGATAGCAAACCAGCAAATAGTTTACTTGGAATTTACCTTTTCCAGGTTCTTTGATCGCTGGTTCATAACGGGCAGAGATATTAGTGACCAAGAAAAGACCCTCCGCGCACTGCAAGAGTCGCAAATCAAGAAAGAGACCATTTTAAACTCGGCCTCTGATTGTATCATCACTATTAACCGGCATGGCGAAATCATCCAGTTCAATTCAGCCGCAGAACAAACGTTTCAATACAATAAAAAGGAAATTATTGGAAAATCAATGCCTCAAACGCTTATCCCTCCTCCTTATCGCAAGGAACATGAAGAAGGGATAAAGCGCTATCTTGAAACGAAGAATAGCCCTATCATCGATACGCTTATTGAGATGCCTGCCTTACGTAAAGATGGCTCAAAGTTTCCCATTGAATTGCAAATAAGCTACATTAAAGATAGTAATCCCGCCCAATTTTTGTATATCCTTCGTGACATTTCCGAACGCAGAGAAACCCAGGATAAGCTCAAAAAAACGCTTACTAACCTTAACCTTGGTCAAGAGCTGGCAGAGGTTGGTAGCTGGCGATGGGAGGTAGTAAAAAATAGCATGGAGTGGTCAAAAAAGACTTACGACATCTATGACTTTGATATCAAACAGAAACCTTCCCTAGAATTGCTTCTAGATCGGGTACATCCCAAAGATAACAAGCGGGTTAAAAAGTTACTTTCAGATATCATGAAAGGAGATCTCATTAAAGATTTTGAACACCGTATTCTCACTCCCGACGGTACTACCAAGTGGGTGCGCCATTCCATTAAAACTATTTATGGCCCCGGAAACAAACCACTTGAGGCCAATGGTGCGGTCCAAGATATTACCAAACAAAAGAAAACGCAGTTCAAACTCGAACGAGAAAAAAAACTAAGTGATAAAATCATTAACAGCCTGCCTATATCGTTCTTTATGTTCGATAGTAGTGGAAATCCTATTCGATGGAACGACCAGATCCGGGAAATAACGGGTTACAATGAACAAGAGATCTCATATATGAACCCGCGAAAATTTATTGCTGAACAACATCGACCCTATGTAGAAAAAGCACTACAAAAAGTATTTAAAAAGGGCGAAGTAATGGGCGAAGCTAATTTAAAAACACGGGATGGCACAAAAATCCCACACCTTTTTAGTACCAGTTCATTCCAAAGCGGAGATCAAAGCTTTTTTATAGGTACAGCGCAAAATATTGCAGACTTAAAAGAATATGAACAGCAGCTGGAGGTCTCTCTAAAAGAAAAGAAAGTATTATTATCAGAGATCCATCATCGTGTAAAAAATAATCTGGCGATCATTTCCGGCCTGTTACAGCTTGAATGTTTAAAGACCCAGAATGATAACACAAAAAATATATTAGCCAACAGCCAACTTCGTATTCAATCAATGGCTACCGTCCATGAAATGCTGTACCAAGCCCAAGACTTTAACAATCTCCGCTTCGGTGATTTCGTTTCTAAAACAATTCAGTCCATAAAAAGTATTTACCAGCAAAAACATTCTGATATCACATTTGAAGTATCAGTGAGCGATATTCAACTCAACGTCAACCAAGCTATTCCTTGCGGACTTATCATCAATGAAATAGTGACCAATGCCTATAATAATGCTTTTCCCAATGACAAAGGTACTATTGAAATTTTACTCGAAGAACATAAACGTGATGTAACCCTTCATATTAAAGATAATAGCAAAGGACTGCCCAATGACTTTTCGCTTTCTAACAGCAATTCTATTGGGTTCTCACTTATTAAAACTCTGGCTCAGCAACTGGAAGCAGAAATAGAAGTACGATCAGAAGAAGGCACCGAATTCATTATTAGCTTTGAAAAACAAAATGTGAAAGGGGCAGGCAGCTCCTTACAAATTTAA